A genomic window from Candidatus Buchananbacteria bacterium CG10_big_fil_rev_8_21_14_0_10_42_9 includes:
- a CDS encoding threonylcarbamoyl-AMP synthase has product MMKVVKATNKNISHAAKIIKCGGVVVFPTDTSYGLGGLFDNKKIINRVLKIKQRKDKKFTLVASSLNQVEKFFKLNSSQKKLAQKYWPGPISLVVSKQFAVRVPKNKVAQSLARRAGKPIIATSANISGRQPVFSPDQLKIQFQNKKSLPDLILDFGKLEKTKSSKIILVTKKGWESLR; this is encoded by the coding sequence ATGATGAAAGTCGTAAAGGCAACCAACAAAAACATTTCGCATGCGGCAAAAATAATAAAATGTGGCGGAGTAGTAGTTTTCCCAACGGATACGTCTTATGGGCTTGGCGGATTATTTGATAATAAGAAAATTATTAATCGGGTTTTAAAAATTAAACAACGTAAGGATAAAAAATTTACCTTAGTGGCTTCAAGTTTAAATCAAGTAGAAAAATTTTTTAAGTTGAATTCATCGCAAAAAAAATTAGCCCAAAAATATTGGCCTGGTCCGATTTCGCTTGTCGTAAGTAAACAATTCGCGGTTCGCGTACCTAAAAATAAAGTGGCCCAAAGCTTAGCTCGGCGCGCCGGCAAGCCGATCATTGCCACTTCGGCGAATATTTCAGGCAGGCAGCCTGTATTTTCACCTGATCAATTAAAAATACAATTTCAAAACAAAAAAAGTCTGCCTGATTTGATTTTGGATTTTGGAAAACTTGAAAAAACCAAATCTTCTAAAATTATTTTAGTTACCAAAAAAGGGTGGGAAAGCCTAAGATAA